In Fusobacterium perfoetens ATCC 29250, one DNA window encodes the following:
- the cysS gene encoding cysteine--tRNA ligase, which yields MIKIYNTMTRKVEEFIPVKENEVSMYVCGPTVYNYIHIGNARPAIVFDTVRRYFEYRGYKVKYVQNFTDVDDKIIKRANEEGVTSKEIARKYIEAYFEDTKKVNLKEEGMIRPRATEYIDEMQEIIKKLISEGYAYEAEGDVYFEVEKNKEGYGCLSHQDIGNLKAGARIEVNDIKKSPLDFALWKKAKEGEPSWDSPWGKGRPGWHIECSAMSSKLLGDVFDIHGGGQDLIFPHHENEIAQSRCSSHQEYARYWMHNGYINVNGEKMSKSLGNFFLLREVLEHFEGRVIRFFVLGAHYRKPIDFSNNELEQAKSGLERIDNAVERLREKIKSGAIDGGDNLEGLKSFVEETEKKFIEAMDDDFNTAQGIGAIFELVKEINKYVDVEKVSQEGIKNLELAEKYIENIMEEVLGVTLKTQENIGNLTTDLVEFLLEIRRKARAEKNWALSDEIRDRLGEMGIKIKDGKDKTTWSL from the coding sequence AAAAGAAAATGAAGTGTCTATGTATGTATGTGGACCTACAGTATATAATTATATTCATATAGGAAATGCTCGTCCTGCTATAGTATTTGATACAGTAAGAAGATATTTTGAATATAGAGGATATAAAGTAAAATATGTTCAAAACTTTACAGATGTAGACGATAAAATTATAAAAAGAGCTAATGAAGAGGGAGTAACTTCTAAAGAAATAGCTAGAAAATATATAGAAGCATACTTTGAAGATACAAAAAAAGTAAATCTTAAAGAAGAAGGAATGATAAGACCTAGAGCTACTGAATATATTGATGAAATGCAAGAAATTATCAAAAAACTTATTTCTGAAGGATATGCTTATGAAGCTGAAGGAGATGTATATTTTGAAGTAGAAAAAAATAAAGAGGGTTATGGTTGCCTTTCTCATCAAGATATTGGAAACTTAAAAGCAGGAGCTAGAATAGAAGTTAATGATATTAAAAAATCTCCTCTTGACTTTGCTTTATGGAAAAAAGCAAAAGAGGGAGAACCAAGTTGGGATTCACCTTGGGGAAAAGGAAGACCTGGTTGGCATATAGAATGTTCTGCTATGTCTAGTAAACTTTTAGGAGATGTATTTGATATTCATGGTGGAGGACAAGATTTAATATTCCCACATCATGAAAATGAAATAGCTCAATCAAGATGTAGCTCTCATCAAGAATATGCTAGATATTGGATGCACAATGGATATATCAATGTTAATGGAGAAAAAATGTCAAAATCTCTAGGAAACTTCTTCTTACTAAGAGAAGTATTAGAGCATTTTGAAGGAAGAGTTATAAGATTCTTTGTACTTGGAGCTCACTATAGAAAACCAATAGATTTTTCTAATAATGAATTAGAACAAGCTAAATCAGGATTAGAAAGAATAGATAATGCTGTAGAAAGATTAAGAGAAAAAATAAAATCAGGAGCTATAGATGGTGGAGATAACTTAGAGGGATTAAAATCATTTGTAGAAGAAACTGAAAAGAAATTTATAGAAGCTATGGATGATGATTTTAATACAGCTCAAGGAATAGGAGCTATATTTGAGTTAGTAAAAGAGATAAATAAATATGTAGATGTTGAAAAAGTATCTCAAGAAGGAATTAAAAACTTAGAACTTGCTGAAAAATATATAGAAAATATAATGGAAGAAGTTTTAGGAGTAACTTTAAAAACTCAAGAAAATATAGGAAACTTAACAACAGATTTAGTAGAATTCTTATTAGAAATTAGAAGAAAAGCAAGAGCTGAAAAGAATTGGGCTCTATCTGATGAAATAAGAGATAGACTTGGAGAAATGGGAATAAAAATAAAAGATGGAAAGGATAAAACAACATGGTCTCTATAA
- a CDS encoding ribonuclease III domain-containing protein — protein sequence MVSINLKETNGLVLAYLGDSVWETYVREHFVLKGFNLRNLNNNVVKHVNAKAQSEILKKILPEVDEKYLQIISKAKNGNIKSFPQTCTMMEYREATGFEAYIAALYIDGEIEKIKEIIKNNIG from the coding sequence ATGGTCTCTATAAATTTAAAGGAGACTAATGGTCTAGTATTAGCTTACTTAGGTGACTCTGTATGGGAAACCTATGTAAGAGAACACTTTGTATTAAAAGGTTTTAATCTTAGAAATCTAAATAATAATGTAGTAAAACATGTAAATGCAAAAGCTCAAAGTGAAATTTTAAAAAAAATTTTACCAGAAGTAGATGAAAAATATCTTCAGATTATAAGTAAAGCAAAAAATGGAAATATAAAATCATTTCCACAAACTTGTACTATGATGGAATATAGAGAAGCCACAGGTTTTGAAGCTTATATAGCAGCTTTGTATATAGATGGAGAAATTGAAAAAATAAAAGAGATTATAAAAAATAATATAGGTTAG